Proteins encoded within one genomic window of Methanophagales archaeon:
- a CDS encoding PQQ-like beta-propeller repeat protein: protein MNKRTMMISGVLLAVVICMASVAPAIAIDWQQFHYDETNVGTTASDAPDDNNLLWTSDIIDAVDSSSPVIAEGKVFVYCYDGTEASLTALNEFTGELEWSTPLDTDPHVWGDWQSPCYDDGSVFITSGATVYRINAGNGSIEWTYSVPSGSAACNGGVTVADGKVVFSDWDGGNYYCIDEATGTNLLWTFHTGGYAQGTPAYADGNFYLTNWGSPGGHVYSVDAATGLENWNTSTPEDICGSVALSPELGLLYVATYDFYGPADLYAMYMTNGTIKWSWDEVISGTDSTPAVADGYVYVCAGCEGYSTIYTYCFDALNGDPIWMTNSGDNIGGWTCSPAVADGKVFAGKPSGYFGYAGTYALNATNGNVEWNSTVGGASPAVADGIVFTIADGRVYAFGTAEEVETPVTPFVISGETFDNASAALNNCTITIENLDTDENWTAQTSATSNFYLLLITSEDVSDGDTLRITAKKMEGGYGTPENYTYCINISTVNVTQNDIDMGGFSDLDIVLDHFCINYYPDYPYYTQNAWNYSGAAVIKMWTEFKDVGPYTQDELQAMGLANNTGGSDPYCIDPRGMATTMSGIAPGHYSAITYANTTEGLEKALHSICWWQCLGPGAVPAYGNPAGNYEYWMGIRGIHTDKNPREGAYNPPYGYDVYGFWVNDPNTFAPGCIGENSYKTAEEWVENYYKPTYDPRISYWNDRYIAVLEPPEEDAEVRIVPARQRFEDTITPVLMQKTLKVDGIERVALVEAVEDEDALDVVKAAIDGVTEELVPYDAEFASVFAKTVAGEPMLVTSESGDYYIVPFEVPIVKDKPWWKKPVAIQKVEGKTVKLLRAAVDGKPANTRIPITANPIRIDEKRTLVVVLVDAEDGSFKEASWVKEPMKYLPVSKAEALRLVFEEMRQDGHGLRLSAFRRPTIELVQRGVSSYYPDWKITIGQMVFYVSQDGTVSYDEPAPKPTPKPTLTLPPKSGLVPIPMPI, encoded by the coding sequence ATGAATAAACGAACGATGATGATATCAGGTGTGCTGCTCGCGGTTGTCATCTGCATGGCGAGCGTTGCACCCGCGATTGCGATAGACTGGCAGCAGTTCCACTATGACGAGACGAACGTTGGCACAACCGCATCGGATGCACCGGATGATAACAACCTGCTGTGGACGAGCGATATCATAGATGCTGTTGATAGCTCATCCCCGGTTATTGCAGAGGGTAAGGTCTTTGTATACTGCTATGATGGTACGGAAGCATCGCTGACAGCACTCAATGAATTCACCGGTGAACTTGAATGGAGCACACCGCTTGATACAGACCCGCATGTCTGGGGTGACTGGCAGTCGCCTTGCTACGATGATGGAAGCGTCTTTATTACATCAGGGGCAACGGTGTACCGCATCAATGCAGGTAACGGCTCCATAGAATGGACATATTCCGTGCCAAGCGGAAGTGCGGCATGCAACGGTGGGGTTACGGTTGCAGACGGTAAAGTTGTCTTCTCTGACTGGGACGGTGGAAACTACTACTGCATAGACGAAGCGACAGGAACGAACCTTCTCTGGACATTCCACACAGGAGGATACGCACAGGGAACACCCGCTTATGCGGATGGTAACTTCTATCTCACAAACTGGGGGTCTCCGGGTGGACATGTTTACTCCGTTGATGCTGCTACAGGGTTAGAGAACTGGAATACGAGCACACCAGAGGATATATGTGGGTCTGTCGCACTATCACCCGAACTTGGTCTCCTGTACGTCGCCACGTATGACTTCTATGGTCCTGCAGACCTCTACGCAATGTACATGACGAACGGCACCATCAAATGGTCGTGGGATGAAGTGATTTCTGGAACGGACTCAACGCCGGCAGTTGCAGATGGCTATGTATATGTTTGTGCAGGCTGTGAGGGATACAGTACGATATATACATACTGCTTCGATGCACTGAATGGTGACCCTATCTGGATGACAAACTCGGGCGATAATATCGGTGGCTGGACGTGCTCGCCGGCGGTTGCAGATGGTAAGGTCTTCGCAGGTAAACCCTCTGGCTACTTTGGGTATGCTGGAACGTATGCACTCAACGCAACAAACGGCAACGTAGAATGGAATTCAACGGTTGGTGGGGCATCGCCCGCGGTTGCAGATGGAATCGTCTTCACGATTGCAGATGGCAGGGTATATGCCTTTGGAACAGCAGAAGAGGTGGAAACACCAGTAACACCGTTTGTTATCAGTGGTGAAACGTTCGATAATGCCAGTGCTGCACTCAACAACTGCACCATAACGATAGAAAATCTCGATACTGATGAGAACTGGACTGCACAGACATCAGCCACCTCGAACTTCTATCTGCTACTCATTACAAGCGAAGATGTAAGCGATGGAGACACGCTCCGGATTACAGCGAAGAAGATGGAGGGGGGATACGGTACCCCTGAGAATTACACGTACTGTATCAACATCAGCACGGTTAACGTCACTCAGAACGACATAGATATGGGTGGGTTCAGCGATCTTGACATCGTGCTCGACCACTTTTGCATCAATTACTACCCGGACTACCCGTACTACACACAGAATGCGTGGAACTACTCAGGAGCAGCGGTAATAAAGATGTGGACAGAGTTCAAAGATGTAGGTCCGTACACGCAGGACGAGCTTCAGGCGATGGGATTAGCAAACAATACCGGAGGAAGCGACCCATACTGTATTGACCCGCGAGGTATGGCAACTACGATGAGCGGGATTGCTCCTGGTCACTACAGCGCTATCACGTATGCGAACACAACAGAGGGTTTAGAGAAGGCGCTGCATAGTATCTGCTGGTGGCAGTGTTTGGGTCCTGGTGCAGTTCCGGCATATGGTAACCCTGCTGGGAACTACGAGTACTGGATGGGAATCAGGGGAATCCACACCGACAAGAATCCGCGTGAAGGTGCATACAATCCGCCGTACGGATACGATGTCTATGGGTTCTGGGTGAACGACCCGAACACATTCGCACCGGGCTGCATCGGTGAGAACAGCTACAAGACCGCAGAAGAATGGGTTGAAAACTATTACAAACCGACATACGATCCGAGAATCTCGTACTGGAACGACAGGTACATCGCAGTGCTTGAACCACCGGAAGAGGATGCAGAGGTAAGAATCGTGCCTGCAAGGCAGAGATTTGAGGATACAATAACACCTGTACTAATGCAGAAGACGCTCAAGGTGGACGGTATCGAGCGAGTGGCACTTGTTGAGGCAGTTGAGGATGAAGACGCACTGGACGTGGTAAAAGCGGCAATTGACGGTGTGACCGAGGAACTGGTGCCTTACGACGCTGAATTTGCATCTGTATTTGCAAAGACGGTTGCAGGTGAGCCGATGCTGGTAACGAGTGAAAGCGGAGATTATTACATCGTACCGTTCGAAGTGCCGATAGTGAAGGACAAGCCATGGTGGAAGAAACCTGTAGCAATCCAGAAAGTCGAAGGAAAAACAGTAAAGCTACTCAGAGCAGCAGTAGATGGAAAGCCAGCAAACACACGGATTCCGATTACAGCCAACCCGATTCGGATTGATGAGAAGAGGACACTTGTCGTGGTACTCGTGGATGCCGAAGATGGCAGCTTCAAAGAAGCTTCGTGGGTAAAAGAGCCGATGAAGTATCTGCCGGTATCGAAAGCAGAAGCTTTGAGGCTCGTGTTTGAGGAGATGAGACAGGACGGACACGGGCTTAGGCTTAGTGCTTTCAGAAGACCAACGATAGAGCTCGTTCAGAGAGGTGTAAGCTCGTACTACCCAGACTGGAAGATAACAATCGGGCAGATGGTCTTCTACGTGAGTCAGGACGGGACGGTGAGCTATGATGAGCCGGCACCGAAACCGACACCGAAACCAACGCTGACACTACCACCAAAGTCAGGACTGGTACCTATACCTATGCCAATTTAA
- a CDS encoding PQQ-binding-like beta-propeller repeat protein, with translation MKKVKAICIMGLVALIAAMMVMPAAATTKTFSPDNDTFVDLSTPDAPCDDDHDAFSVWSWAGKNKRALIHFDLSSIPSGATIVSAKLKLYTKAHSGHNRTHNIHKIKASWTENTVTWNNQPDIVSTPTDSTSIGTAVGWKEWDVTTDVQAFVDGTYPNYGWLIKDEIESASSVKGANYYSKEYTDDPTKRPYLEVTYTEAPAPQPRPFTPFMIDGYVYNAASSPCNGPDVQITNLNTSENWSATAVNASNRYQLVLSSENVSAGNILRIEASGCNQSKTKTVEHAVTQNEIDAGGFMMNITLESAAMPDLVVTNKSEELFADGTFNVTYTVANIGDADADASTTSIRIDGTEIANDSVPALAIGENYTNTVGPFECPCGTNVTVKVCADSDNEIVESNETNNCIENVLECPPCKPDLTVTGLTTPESIYANLSNTINATVSNIGEGDACAFNVSLVADGSVVDTVSVEDVEANESVNLSFRWTPTQAGEYELCVIADSNDEIVESNETNNEYCENVTVLESKPDLVIVRIALKTTGYVNEDNVLGVLVKNIGAMDAGSFDVSLSVDGTSLGEQTVASLTAGESTELEYAWTPTELGGHVLSVTVDTNNEVEESNETNNDYTRTSVIIKRTDWAQFHYNEPHLGFSPSKAPNTNETLWISDDISAIGSTSPAVADGKVFVYSGPSGWGGGENAQLYCFDVFTGDILWNVSISTPEWGSWSSPAYHDGKVFTATGKETRCINASTGELIWTFVNPTGEASCNGGPVIADGRVVTNDWQGRHYYCLDEETGELLWTFTETNTGSWGTAYAQGTPAYADGKFYLTTWVYPGGNIYCVNASTGEVIWHQTTPLDTCGSPTVSNGIVYVTNYNFYGDGEIYALNATDGSILWHQTIQRTDSTPAVAYGNVYVTGGCKGYSDRQTYCFNATTGDLIWETNVSEGIGGWTCSVAVADGKVFVGTEGGDYFDYAGTYALDAFTGDLIWSYPEGGASPAVADNIVFTIGGGKVYAFYTPMPDLVITEKTETLLENGSFTVNYTVTNIGDAEAGSSTTTIYIDGVSSLEDPVPALAAGESYTNTVGSFGCPCGTTLNVTVCADTNDEVEESNETNNCMTNEFECLPHVSSYGASVYYRKHVLFAWGALGEPDHIGATLFRNARIEIELEQTIPACRNVSVWVRKVGFRPASFNVYVSPDGESWTAIGSETCNSRRWTRYDFNGNWGDVKYIGITKPGTWWKPRIMALDAVHAEN, from the coding sequence ATGAAAAAAGTAAAAGCAATATGTATTATGGGACTCGTCGCACTGATAGCAGCGATGATGGTAATGCCAGCAGCGGCGACGACGAAAACATTCTCACCAGACAATGATACTTTTGTAGACTTATCTACCCCTGATGCACCGTGTGATGATGATCATGATGCGTTTAGTGTGTGGTCATGGGCTGGCAAAAACAAGCGTGCTCTCATTCATTTCGATCTTTCATCAATACCCTCTGGTGCAACTATCGTTTCTGCAAAACTTAAACTGTACACCAAGGCTCATAGTGGCCATAATAGAACTCACAATATTCATAAAATAAAGGCAAGCTGGACCGAAAATACAGTCACATGGAATAATCAGCCTGATATTGTTTCTACACCGACAGACAGTACCTCTATAGGGACAGCGGTAGGTTGGAAGGAGTGGGATGTTACGACAGATGTGCAGGCTTTCGTTGATGGCACTTATCCAAACTACGGCTGGCTGATAAAGGATGAGATAGAGAGTGCTTCATCTGTAAAGGGTGCCAATTATTACTCGAAGGAATATACCGATGACCCCACCAAGCGTCCATATCTCGAAGTGACATATACGGAGGCGCCAGCACCGCAACCGAGACCGTTCACACCGTTCATGATTGATGGCTATGTATATAACGCAGCAAGCAGTCCATGCAACGGTCCTGATGTTCAGATAACGAATTTGAACACGAGCGAAAACTGGTCTGCTACGGCAGTGAATGCATCAAACCGCTATCAACTCGTACTGAGTAGTGAAAATGTGAGCGCAGGCAACATTCTCAGGATAGAAGCGTCAGGTTGCAACCAGTCAAAGACAAAGACGGTAGAGCATGCAGTAACGCAGAACGAGATAGATGCCGGAGGATTCATGATGAATATTACACTTGAGTCGGCAGCAATGCCAGACCTTGTGGTCACCAATAAGTCAGAGGAACTGTTTGCGGATGGCACGTTCAATGTAACATACACCGTGGCGAACATCGGCGATGCTGATGCAGATGCAAGCACGACATCCATCAGGATTGATGGAACTGAGATTGCAAACGATTCCGTGCCCGCTCTTGCAATTGGTGAGAATTACACGAACACGGTCGGACCATTTGAATGCCCGTGTGGAACGAATGTTACGGTCAAGGTCTGTGCGGACAGCGATAATGAGATTGTGGAGAGCAACGAGACGAACAACTGCATTGAGAATGTACTTGAGTGCCCGCCGTGCAAGCCAGACCTCACCGTTACAGGACTCACAACGCCTGAAAGCATTTATGCAAACCTGAGCAACACTATCAATGCAACTGTCAGTAACATAGGCGAGGGCGATGCATGTGCGTTCAATGTTTCGCTTGTCGCAGATGGCAGTGTAGTTGATACTGTGAGTGTTGAAGATGTTGAAGCAAATGAGAGCGTGAACCTGAGCTTTAGATGGACGCCAACACAGGCAGGCGAGTATGAGCTGTGCGTCATCGCAGACTCTAACGATGAGATTGTGGAATCCAACGAGACGAACAATGAATACTGTGAGAATGTAACCGTTCTTGAGTCAAAGCCAGACCTCGTGATTGTAAGGATTGCGTTGAAGACAACGGGCTATGTGAATGAGGATAATGTTCTCGGCGTTTTGGTGAAGAACATCGGCGCCATGGATGCAGGCTCGTTTGATGTCTCGCTCTCTGTTGATGGCACATCGCTGGGCGAGCAGACTGTTGCATCGCTTACCGCGGGAGAAAGCACTGAGCTGGAATACGCATGGACGCCAACCGAACTTGGAGGACATGTGCTTAGTGTGACCGTAGACACGAACAACGAGGTTGAAGAATCCAACGAAACGAACAACGATTACACAAGAACATCAGTCATAATCAAGCGCACAGATTGGGCACAGTTCCACTACAATGAACCGCATCTCGGATTCTCACCATCAAAAGCACCGAACACGAATGAGACGCTATGGATCAGCGATGACATATCTGCGATTGGGAGCACATCGCCTGCGGTTGCTGATGGCAAGGTCTTTGTTTACAGTGGTCCCTCCGGCTGGGGCGGAGGCGAAAATGCTCAACTCTACTGCTTTGATGTGTTCACAGGCGATATATTATGGAACGTAAGCATTTCCACACCAGAGTGGGGTTCATGGTCTTCACCAGCATACCACGATGGCAAGGTATTCACAGCCACCGGCAAGGAGACGAGATGCATTAATGCATCTACCGGTGAGTTGATATGGACGTTCGTGAATCCGACTGGAGAAGCATCCTGTAACGGCGGACCGGTGATTGCAGACGGCAGGGTCGTCACGAACGACTGGCAAGGTCGCCATTACTACTGTCTGGACGAGGAGACCGGTGAACTGCTCTGGACATTCACAGAAACAAACACGGGCTCGTGGGGCACCGCATACGCACAGGGAACGCCGGCATACGCAGATGGTAAATTCTACCTCACTACATGGGTATATCCAGGCGGGAACATCTACTGCGTGAATGCGAGCACCGGCGAAGTGATATGGCATCAGACCACTCCACTTGACACCTGCGGCTCACCAACTGTTTCTAATGGAATCGTATATGTCACCAACTACAACTTCTACGGCGATGGTGAGATCTACGCATTGAATGCCACCGACGGCTCGATTTTATGGCATCAAACAATCCAGCGGACAGATTCAACACCCGCAGTGGCTTATGGAAACGTATATGTTACAGGTGGCTGCAAAGGATACAGCGATCGCCAGACATACTGCTTCAATGCGACAACCGGCGACCTGATATGGGAAACAAATGTAAGCGAAGGAATAGGAGGATGGACATGCTCGGTTGCAGTAGCAGACGGCAAGGTGTTCGTAGGAACTGAAGGCGGTGATTACTTTGACTATGCCGGGACTTATGCGCTCGATGCGTTCACCGGTGACCTGATCTGGAGCTATCCCGAGGGCGGAGCATCTCCGGCGGTTGCAGATAATATCGTCTTTACAATCGGTGGCGGCAAAGTGTATGCGTTCTATACACCGATGCCAGACCTTGTGATCACCGAAAAGACAGAAACATTACTTGAGAATGGCAGCTTTACGGTGAACTACACAGTCACAAACATCGGTGATGCAGAGGCAGGTTCAAGCACCACAACTATCTATATTGATGGTGTCAGCTCGTTAGAGGACCCTGTTCCCGCATTAGCAGCAGGTGAAAGCTACACGAACACGGTTGGGTCATTTGGCTGCCCATGTGGTACGACTCTTAATGTTACGGTCTGTGCCGACACCAACGACGAGGTAGAAGAGTCCAATGAAACAAACAACTGCATGACCAACGAGTTTGAATGTCTGCCACATGTCTCAAGCTATGGAGCCAGCGTCTACTACAGGAAGCATGTACTATTTGCGTGGGGAGCACTGGGTGAACCCGACCATATAGGTGCAACTCTGTTCAGAAATGCTAGGATAGAAATCGAGCTGGAACAGACGATACCAGCGTGCAGGAACGTCAGTGTCTGGGTTAGAAAAGTTGGATTCCGCCCGGCGAGCTTCAATGTGTATGTATCTCCAGATGGCGAGAGCTGGACGGCTATCGGCAGTGAAACGTGCAACTCGCGGAGATGGACTCGGTACGATTTCAACGGTAACTGGGGCGATGTCAAATACATCGGAATAACAAAGCCAGGAACGTGGTGGAAGCCGAGAATAATGGCACTGGATGCGGTACATGCGGAGAACTAA